One Ogataea parapolymorpha DL-1 chromosome VI, whole genome shotgun sequence DNA window includes the following coding sequences:
- a CDS encoding Protein KES1 encodes MSSTSASWTSFIKSLASYNGDLSSLTAPPFILSPTSLVEYSQYWSEHVDLFLAPNFIQQEPNDIDSVELKHMVAVLRWFISTLKSQYCSRAETLGGEKKPLNPFLGELFVGKWTDESPSKKFGETLLVSEQVSHHPPITAYAIQNKTNKTTLQGYNGVRASMSATALNVRQYGHALLSYENLNEKYLITLPPLHIEGILMAAPFVELEQKSYIQSSAGYVAVIEYSGKGYFSGKSNSFKARIYKNISEAEDKTKALYTVSGQWSGVSSISRGNTVASDAQVFFDAKNSKPQHLTVKPIEEQSPLESRRAWQKVAEAIRANNYNLIHEEKTKIENEQRELRKKEAADDTPWKQKFFEEIDYTTLTEEDDETGYVKLANMANLSLKNVPSGTRKGSSKDNETEAGSHWRFCPERLDTTDIVF; translated from the coding sequence ATGTCGTCCACTTCTGCTTCTTGGACCTCTTTTATCAAGAGTTTGGCATCCTACAACGGAGACTTGTCGTCGCTGACTGCGCCGCCATTTATCCTTTCGCCTACGTCCTTGGTGGAGTATTCCCAGTACTGGTCCGAACATGTtgatctgtttctggcccCTAACTTCATCCAACAGGAACCCAATGACATTGACTCTGTTGAGCTCAAGCACATGGTTGCCGTTCTCCGCTGGTTCATCTCCACCCTGAAAAGCCAGTACTGTTCTCGAGCTGAGACGCTTGGTGGCGAGAAGAAACCTCTGAACCCATTCTTAGGCGAATTGTTTGTTGGCAAGTGGACTGATGAGTCGCCCTCCAAAAAGTTCGGAGAAACACTGCTGGTGAGCGAACAGGTCAGCCACCACCCCCCTATCACTGCCTACGCAATCCAAAATAAAACTAATAAGACCACCCTCCAGGGCTACAACGGAGTTAGAGCTTCCATGTCTGCAACCGCATTGAACGTGAGACAATACGGCCATGCATTGCTAAGCTATGAGAATCTCAACGAGAAGTACCTAATTACCCTACCACCTCTCCACATCGAAGGTATATTGATGGCCGCTCCGTTCGTTGAACTAGAACAGAAGTCTTACATCCAGTCATCGGCAGGATACGTTGCGGTCATCGAATACTCCGGCAAGGGCTATTTTTCTGGTAAGAGCAACAGTTTCAAAGCCAGAATCTACAAGAACATTAGCGAGGCTGAGGACAAGACGAAGGCTCTATACACCGTCAGCGGCCAGTGGTCGGGCGTCTCGTCCATATCAAGAGGTAACACCGTTGCTTCCGATGCACAAGTGTTCTTCGATGCCAAGAACTCCAAACCTCAACATCTGACGGTCAAGCCTATTGAAGAGCAAAGTCCGCTGGAAAGCAGAAGAGCCTGGCAGAAAGTTGCCGAGGCGATCAGGGCTAATAATTACAATTTGATCCacgaagaaaaaacaaagatcGAAAATGAACAACGCGAGCTGCGCAAGAAAGAAGCTGCTGATGATACTCCTTGGAAACAGAAATTctttgaggaaattgatTATACAACTCTGACggaagaagatgacgaaACGGGATATGTCAAGCTTGCCAACATGGCAAActtgtcgctgaaaaacgtTCCCTCCGGTACCAGAAAGGGCTCGTCTAAAGACAATGAAACCGAAGCAGGGTCTCACTGGAGATTCTGTCCCGAAAGATTAGATACCACAGATATCGTTTTCTAA